In Sulfitobacter albidus, the following proteins share a genomic window:
- a CDS encoding tetratricopeptide repeat protein yields MRLILTLALISGPAFGQCPASPDIEAELGALIDQATAATNQTQGREAGEAMWKVWLRAPDETAQEVLDRGMRKRDSFNLVGARDDFTRLTEYCPDYAEGWNQRAFASYLMQDYPAALVDLDRALVLQPRHVAAQSGRALTLMQMGRLAEARAQMLEAVANNPWLSEAALLAPGQPLGPKGEDI; encoded by the coding sequence ATGCGCCTGATCCTGACCCTTGCCCTGATAAGCGGCCCCGCCTTCGGCCAATGCCCCGCCAGCCCCGATATCGAGGCCGAGTTGGGCGCGCTGATCGACCAGGCCACCGCCGCCACCAACCAGACGCAGGGCCGCGAGGCGGGGGAGGCGATGTGGAAAGTCTGGCTGCGCGCCCCCGACGAGACCGCGCAGGAAGTGCTGGACCGCGGGATGCGCAAGCGCGACAGCTTCAATCTGGTAGGCGCCCGCGATGATTTCACGCGGCTGACCGAATACTGCCCCGACTACGCCGAGGGCTGGAACCAGCGCGCTTTTGCCAGCTATCTGATGCAGGACTACCCGGCGGCGCTGGTGGATCTGGACCGCGCGCTGGTGCTGCAACCGCGCCACGTGGCCGCGCAATCGGGCCGCGCGCTGACATTGATGCAGATGGGGCGGCTGGCCGAGGCCCGCGCGCAGATGCTCGAAGCGGTCGCCAACAACCCGTGGCTGAGCGAAGCGGCCCTGCTGGCGCCGGGCCAACCGCTGGGGCCCAAGGGCGAAGACATCTGA